The Lysobacter oculi genomic sequence ACATCCGCTGCCCGCGCAAGCCGTCGCGCTGGACGCGATCTGGTGCGAGACGCGGCTGGCGCGGCAGCCGTTGCTGGCCGCCATGAAGCACGGCAACCGGCTGGAGCAGGTGCTGGCGCGTGCCGAAGTGGCGCAGGCCGGTGCGGACGAAGGCGTGGTGCGCGATGTCGCGGGCCGGGTCACCTCCGGTACCGCTTCCAACCTGTTCATGCTCGATGGCGAAGGCTGGCACACGCCGGAACTGGACCACGCGGGCGTGGCCGGCATCTGCCGGGGCTGGGTCATCGAACAGACCGGCGCAGCGGTGCGCAGGATCCGCGTCGATGAAGTCGAGCGTGCAGGCGCCGTGTTCCTGTGCAATTCGGTGCGGGGTATCCTGCCGGTCCAGCGGTTGGGCGCGCGCGCCTGGCCGCAGATCCAGCCGGAGGTCCGCGCGCTGCAGTCGATGCTGGCGCAGGCGCATCCCGGTTTCGCCACGCCAACGGAGGCATCGTGAAGAAAAGAGGCTGCCGCAGCGCCCTGACCACCGCGTTCCTGTTCCTGGTCTGCATCGCGCTGGTGCTGGGTGTGTTCTGGCAGCGCCAGAAGAGCTTCGCGGATGCGCCGATCACCGGCCTCAAGCCCGATGCCAGCGTGGTTGTGGACCCGGGTGATTCGTTCCGCAAGGTGCTCGGCAAGCTGCGCGGCATCGGCGTCGGCGGCGGCCACGACATCGAATGGCAGGCCTTGGCGCGGCTGACCGGCGCGGCCGGCAAGGTGCAGGTGGGCGAGTACGCGCTGCGCCCCGGCATCACCCCGCGCCAGCTGCTGATCGACATGCGCGACGGCAAGGTGGTGAGCTACCGCTTCACCCTGGTCGAAGGCTGGACCATCCGCGACCTGCGCCGTGCACTGGCGAAGGCGACGAACCTCAAGCAGGAAACCACCGGGCTGGACGATGCCGCCCTGATGAAGGCGCTGGGACATGCCGGGCAGCACCCGGAAGGCCGCTTCCTGCCCGACACCTACCAGTACAACCGCACCGACAGCGACCTCGGCGTGCTGAAACGCGCCTATGCCGCGATGGAAAAAGTGCTGGAGGCGACCTGGCAGGGCCGCGACACCGAACTGCCGTTCAAGACGCCGTATGAACTGCTGACCATGGCCTCGATCGTCGAGAAGGAAACCGGCATCCCCGACGAACGCGCGCAGATCGCCGGCGTGTTCGACCGCCGCCTCAAGCTGGGCATGCGGCTGGAAACCGACCCGACCATCATCTACGGCCTGGGCGATGCCTACAAAGGCAACATCACCTGGGCGCACCTGCGCACCGACGGCCCGTACAACACCCGCACCCGTTCCGGCCTGCCGCCGACGCCGATCGCGATGCCGGGCCGCGCCGCGATCAATGCGACGGCGCATCCCGCGCCGGGCGACGCGCTGTTCTTCGTGGCGATGGGTGATGGAAGTGGCCGCAGCCGTTTCGCCGCGACCTATCCCGAGCACCAGCGCAACGTGGCCGCCTATCTGGCCAACCGCCGCGCCGATGCCAGCCGTGCCGATGCCAACGAGCCGGTGCGCGGCACCGCCACCGATGCGGCAGCGCCCGCCGCCGCGCCCACGGGCAATGCACCGGTCCCCGCGTTGCCGGCGGAAAAGCCGCTGCCCACCGCCACGCCCGTACCGGCGCGATGAGTCCACGGGTCAGCCAGCCGCGCCTCGTCAGCATCGAAGGCGGCGAGGGCGCGGGCAAAAGCACCGTCATCAATGCCCTGCGCACCGCGCTGGAAGCGGCGGGCGAGCGCGTCATCGCCACCCGTGAACCGGGCGGCACGCCGCTGGCGGAGATGATCCGCGGCCTGCTGCTGGACCCGGCGCACGAGCCGGCCTCGCCGGAGACCGAACTGCTGCTGATGTTCGCCGCGCGCGCCCAGCATGTCCGCGAGGTCATCGCCCCGGCGCTGGATGCGGGCGCATGGGTGCTGTGCGACCGCTTCACCGATTCCAGCTACGCCTACCAGGGCGCCGGTCGCGGCGTGGACGAAGCGCTCATCGCCACACTGGAACGCGACTGCGTGGGCATCGTGCCGGGGCTGACCTTCCTGCTGGATATCGATGTCGCGGCGGGCCGCGCACGCACGCAGTCACGCGGTGGCGCCCCCGACCGCATCGAACGCGAGCGCGATGAATTCTTCCAGCGCGTGCGGGCCGGTTTCCTGCGCCGCGCCGAAGCCGACCCGGCGCGCTTCCGCGTGCTCGATGCCGCGCAACCCGCCGATGCCGTCGCCGCGCAGGCATTGCAGGCACTGGACGCGCATCGCCGATGAACACGCTCGCTGCCTGGCAGCAGCGCGTCTACGCGCAGGCGGCGGAAGCGTTGGATGCCGGCCGCCTGCCGCATGGCCTCCTGTTCGCCGGTCCGGCGCGGCTGGGCAAGCGCGCGGTCGCGGAAAAACTGGCGATGCGGGCGCTGTGCCTGAACCGTGCGCCGGGCGAAGAGGCGTGCGGGCAATGCCGCAGTTGCCAGCTCTACGCCGCGCGCAGCCAGGCCGATCCGCCGGAAACCCGGCCCGATGGCAGCCTGGCGCACCCCGATGGCCATCCTTCGCATCCGGATGCGCGTTTCATCGGCTACGCGTGGAACGACAAGACCAAGAAGATGCGCGGCGAGATCGTCATCGAGCAGATGCGCGAGATGGGCGAGAAGCTCGCGCTGACTCCGCAGTACGGCGGGAACCAGGTCGTCGTCATCGAGCCGGCGGAAGCCATGAACACTCATGCCAGCAACGCGCTGCTGAAGACGCTGGAAGAGCCGCAGTCCGGCCGCTTTTTGTGGCTCATCACCTCGCAGCCGGCACGCCTGTCGGCGACCATCCGCAGCCGCGTGCAGGTGCTGGAATTCCGCCTGCCGCCGGAGGACGAGGCACTGGCCTGGCTGATCGCGCAGGGCCACCCGGCGAAACAGGCCGGCGAGGCTTTGGACATCGCGCGCGGCCATCCGGGGCTCGCGCATGAGTGGCTCGAAGACGGTGGCCTGGCTGTCCGCGCGGAGGTGGCGAAGGATCTGGCGCGGCTGCAGCGCGAACCAGGTGCCGCGCAGTCCATCGCACAACGCTGGGTGGGCGATGACCATGCCGCATTGCGCCTGCGCTTCGCCGCCGACCACGCCGCCGAGCAGGCCCGCGCGCCGGGGACGTCGCCGGCGGTCATCCGTCATCTCGCCGGCTGGTTCGACCGCGCCAACCGCACCCACGCGCTGCTGCGCACGCAGGTGCGTGCCGACCTGGCCGTGCTGGACCTGCTGCTCGGCTGGAACGAATCACGCGGCTGACCGCCGCCGGCACGCCTCCGCGGCTACATCGACCGGCCATCCCGCCCACGACTTGACCGCGCCCGCCTGAATCCGCAGGCTTGTCGGCATCCGGGCGCTGCCCGAATCGGACCTCCACCATGGCCAACCCCGGTCTCGGCGCGGCGCGCCAGAGCATCCTCAACGTCACGCTGGGCGACGACGGCGCGCTCTACAACGCCTACATGCCCTTCATCAAGGGCGGCGGGCTGTTCGCGCAGACACCCAACCGACTGCCGCTGGGCCAGCCGGTCTTCATGATGGTCACGCTGCCGGATTCGTCAGAAAAGATGCCGGTCTCCGGCAAGGTCTGCTGGGTCACGCCGGTGGGCGCGCAGGGCAACCGCCCGGCTGGCGTCGGCGTGCAGTTCGACGACAGCCCGCAGGGCTACCAGCTCAAGAGCAAGATCGAATCGCTGCTGGCCGGCCGGCTGGAAAGCGACAAGGCGACGTTCACGATGTAAGCGGGCAGGCGACATCGCCGCTCAAACGGAAACGCCGGGCTCCTGCCCGGCGTTTGCATGTGCGATGTGCGATGTGGCTTCGGTCAGCCGCGCAGCGCGGGATTGTCCCAGCCCGGACGCGGGGCGAAACGGTCGCCATGCGCGGCCTGCAGCGCCTTGAGCTTGCCCAGCAGCACGTCGACGCCGGTTTCGCGCACGTACTGGATGGGGCCGCCGCGGAACGGCGCGAAGCCGGTACCGAAGATCACGCCGGCATCCAGCAGGTCGGCATCGCTGACCACGCCATCGTGCAGGCAGGCCACGGCCTCGTTGATCATCGGCAGGATCAGGCGGTCCTGCAGGTCGTCCGGCGCTTTGTAGTCGCCCGGCACTTCGGGTTTGACCGCCTTGCCGTTCTCCCATTTATAGATGCCCTGGCCGTCCTTCTTGCCGCGCTTGCCGGCTTCGGGTGGGGCGGACAGCGCGGCGGGAATCGACAGGCCCAGGAACGGCGCCAGCTCCGCGCCCACGCCCGCGGCGACATCCAGACCCACGGTATCGACCAGTTCGACCGGGCCCATCGGCATGCCGAACTTCACCGCGGCCTTGTCGATGACCGGGCCGGGGATGCCCTCGGCGTAGGCGGTCATCGCCTCCAACATGTAGGGGAACAGCACGCGGTTGACCAGGAAACCCGGCGTGCCGGCGACCGGCACCGGCAGCTTGTCCAGCTTCTTGCAGAACGCGGCCAAGCGCTGCTGGGTCTCCGGCGCCATCTGGTCGTGGTGGATGATCTCGACCAGCGGCATCAGCGCGACCGGGTTGAAGTAGTGCAGGCCGGCGAACTGCGCCGGGCGCTGGATGTGCTCGCGCAGCTCGGTCAGCGGGATCGACGAGGTGTTGGTGGTGAGCAGCGCACCGGCTTTCATCTTCGGCTCGACCTGCGCGTACAGGTCGCGCTTGGCTTCGGGCTTTTCGATGATGGCTTCGATGACGAGGTCCGCATCGGCCACGCCGTCGCCGGCCAGGTCGCCCTTCAGCCGCGCGATCACGGCGGGGCGCTTGGCTTCGTCCTTCACCTTCTTGGCGAAGAGTTCGCCGGCCCGGGCCAGCGCGCCATCGATGAACTTCTGCTCGCGGTCCTGCAGCGTGACCTCGAAGCCCTTGTAGGCGCTCCACGCGGCGATGTCGCCGCCCATCACGCCGGCGCCGACCACGTGCACCTTGCGGATGCCGGAATCGCCCGCGCCCATCGCCTTCATGCGTTCCTGCAGGAAGTACACGCGGATCAGGTTGCGCGCGGTCGGCGTGGAGGACAGCTTGACCACGCCGCGACGCTCGCTGGCGAGCTGCGATTCGATGCCGCCGCGGGCGTTCTTCCAACTGTCGATCAGCACGTAGGGCGCGGGGTAGTGCGCCTTGGGAGCCTTGCGCGCGACCTGCTTGACCAGCATCGGCGCCAGCAGCTGGCGGACCGGCCACAGGTTGGTGACCCGGGCCAGCGCACGCTGCTTGAACGGGCGCTCATAGCCGCGCAGGGCGAGCTGGGCGGCGGTGTCTTCCAGCGTGGCCGGCTCGGCGGTGCGGTCGACCAGGCCCATCGCCTTGGCGGCGCTGGCGGAGACGGTGCGGCCGCTGAGCATCAGGTCGAAGGCGGCGGGTGCGCCGATCAGGCGCGGCAGGCGCACGCTGCCGCCCCAGCCCGGGAAGATGCCGAGCTTCACTTCCGGCAGGCCGATGCGGGTGGAAGGATCGGTGGACGCCACGCGGTAGCGGCAGGCCAGTGCGATTTCCGCGCCGCCGCCCATGCAGAAGCCGTGGATCGCGGCGACGGTCGGGCAGGGCAGCTTCGAGAGTTTCTGGAACACCCGCTGGCCGCGCGCGATCGCATCGCCGACCGTGCCTTTCTTGTCGAACTCGGCGAACTCCTTGATGTCCGCGCCGGCGATGAAGCCGCTTTCCTTCGCCGAGGCGACGATCACCGCCTTTGGCGGCTCCAGCGCGATGCGTTCGAGCAGCGTGTCCAGTTCGATCAGCGCGTCCTGCGAGAACGCGTTGACCTTCTCCCCGGCGCGGTCGAAAGCGAGGACCAGCACGCCGTCATCGCGCATGCGGGTTTGCCAGTGGCGCGGTTTCAGGCCGTCCAGCGCAGCGATCATGGGACACATCCGATGGAGTATGGAAGCCCGTTATGATCCGGCGGGCGTTGACATCCCGTCAAATCGCGCATCATCCGACCTCGCCCCCGACAACGGCCCCGGCCCGCGGCGGGGAACTTTTCGCGGCGTGCCCCGGTCAGACCCCGCAGTCATCCGAGGCGGCACCCATGCATCGCGGAGCGGCGGCTTTGACAGCCGGCAACGACATCGACAGCACATCCCCCGGCGCCGACGACGCGCTCGACAGCGAACTGGTGCGCCGCGTGCAGCAGGGCGAGACGGCCGCGTTCGACCTGCTGGTGCGCCGCTACCAGCACCGCATCGTCGCGCTGGTGGGCCGCTACGTGAACGACTGGGCCGAGGCGCAGGACGTGGCGCAGGACGCCTTCATCCGCGCCTACCGCGCCATCGGCAATTTCCGTGGCGACGCACAGTTCTATACGTGGATGCACCGCATCGCCATCAACACCGCCAAGAACCATCTGGTGGCGATGAAGCGGCGGCCGCCCACCGCCGACATCGACGCCGGCGACGCCGAGCACTACGACGGCGCCCTGCAGATGCGTGACACCGACACCCCCGAGCGCGAACTGCTGCGCCATGAGGTGGAACAGTCGGTGATGCGCACGGTCAACGCGTTGCCGAAGGAGCTGCGCCAGGCCATCACCCTGCGCGAGGTCGAGGGCCTGCCCTACGACGAAATCGCGCGGCGGCTCGACTGCCCCATCGGCACGGTGCGTTCGCGCATCTTCCGTGCCCGCGAGGCCATCGACCGCGAGTTGCGTCCGCTGCTGGACGCCAACGCCACCTCACGCGAACGAGGACGCGCATGAACCCCAACGACACCCATCGCGAAGATCTTTCCGCCCTGATCGACGGTGCGCTCGACGCCGACCGCGCGCGCTTCCTGCTGCGCCGCCTGCAGCATGACGGTGAACTGGCCGGCGACCTGTCGCGCTGGCAGCTGGCCGGCGACGTGCTGCGTGGCCAGCCCGAAGCGCCCGCGCCGGCCGGTTTTGCCGAAGCCGTGGCCGCGCGCATCGCCGGCGAGCTGGTGCCGGTGATGGACGCGCCGCTTCCGCCCGCATCGCAGGCGGTGACGGCTGCATCTTCGCCTCCGGTTTCGCGCACGCCTTCGACCGGCGCCGCGCGCTGGCGCTGGTTCGGTGGTGGCGCGATCGCGGCGTCGCTGGCCTTCGCCAGCCTGCTGGTGCTGCGCCCGGGCCTGCCGGTGGGTGGGGATGTGGAAGTCGCTTTGGCGCCGCGCGTCGCGCAGCCGGTCGTCGCGGCGCCGGTGGACACTTCGCCGGCCATCGCGCAGACCGACGTCGCTGCCGAAGCCGCATCCCCCCTGCAAATCGCGCCGACCCCGAAGCCGGCATCGCCCAGCCCGCGCGTGCGTGATGACGCGTCACCGGTGCGCATCGCCCGTGCCAGCACGCCGGCCCCGCGCCCTGAACCGGCAGCGATCCGCCCGGCGCCTGCCGAGGAAACGCCGCGCGTCGCCTTCGACGACAGCGCTGTCGCCGCGCACGCCACGCAGCCGGCCGCCGATCCCTTCCAGCCGCCGGCCGTGCGCGCCTGGCCGAAAGCCGCCGTGCCCGGTACCGGCGCCGGCACCTTCAACGTCAGCCTGCAGTCCGATTCGCCG encodes the following:
- the pabC gene encoding aminodeoxychorismate lyase, yielding MTEFRIFVGGQRVQAVPPDDRGLAYGDALFETMRAHRGELPWWDRHWARLHDSATRLQMPLPDASQALREARDLIAGRDAVLKLQLTRGSGGRGYAPPSKPEPLWLLSIHPLPAQAVALDAIWCETRLARQPLLAAMKHGNRLEQVLARAEVAQAGADEGVVRDVAGRVTSGTASNLFMLDGEGWHTPELDHAGVAGICRGWVIEQTGAAVRRIRVDEVERAGAVFLCNSVRGILPVQRLGARAWPQIQPEVRALQSMLAQAHPGFATPTEAS
- a CDS encoding PilZ domain-containing protein — translated: MANPGLGAARQSILNVTLGDDGALYNAYMPFIKGGGLFAQTPNRLPLGQPVFMMVTLPDSSEKMPVSGKVCWVTPVGAQGNRPAGVGVQFDDSPQGYQLKSKIESLLAGRLESDKATFTM
- a CDS encoding sigma-E factor negative regulatory protein codes for the protein MNPNDTHREDLSALIDGALDADRARFLLRRLQHDGELAGDLSRWQLAGDVLRGQPEAPAPAGFAEAVAARIAGELVPVMDAPLPPASQAVTAASSPPVSRTPSTGAARWRWFGGGAIAASLAFASLLVLRPGLPVGGDVEVALAPRVAQPVVAAPVDTSPAIAQTDVAAEAASPLQIAPTPKPASPSPRVRDDASPVRIARASTPAPRPEPAAIRPAPAEETPRVAFDDSAVAAHATQPAADPFQPPAVRAWPKAAVPGTGAGTFNVSLQSDSPYYPFVPRSDAARADE
- the rpoE gene encoding RNA polymerase sigma factor RpoE — its product is MDSTSPGADDALDSELVRRVQQGETAAFDLLVRRYQHRIVALVGRYVNDWAEAQDVAQDAFIRAYRAIGNFRGDAQFYTWMHRIAINTAKNHLVAMKRRPPTADIDAGDAEHYDGALQMRDTDTPERELLRHEVEQSVMRTVNALPKELRQAITLREVEGLPYDEIARRLDCPIGTVRSRIFRAREAIDRELRPLLDANATSRERGRA
- the tmk gene encoding dTMP kinase yields the protein MSPRVSQPRLVSIEGGEGAGKSTVINALRTALEAAGERVIATREPGGTPLAEMIRGLLLDPAHEPASPETELLLMFAARAQHVREVIAPALDAGAWVLCDRFTDSSYAYQGAGRGVDEALIATLERDCVGIVPGLTFLLDIDVAAGRARTQSRGGAPDRIERERDEFFQRVRAGFLRRAEADPARFRVLDAAQPADAVAAQALQALDAHRR
- a CDS encoding 3-hydroxyacyl-CoA dehydrogenase NAD-binding domain-containing protein, coding for MIAALDGLKPRHWQTRMRDDGVLVLAFDRAGEKVNAFSQDALIELDTLLERIALEPPKAVIVASAKESGFIAGADIKEFAEFDKKGTVGDAIARGQRVFQKLSKLPCPTVAAIHGFCMGGGAEIALACRYRVASTDPSTRIGLPEVKLGIFPGWGGSVRLPRLIGAPAAFDLMLSGRTVSASAAKAMGLVDRTAEPATLEDTAAQLALRGYERPFKQRALARVTNLWPVRQLLAPMLVKQVARKAPKAHYPAPYVLIDSWKNARGGIESQLASERRGVVKLSSTPTARNLIRVYFLQERMKAMGAGDSGIRKVHVVGAGVMGGDIAAWSAYKGFEVTLQDREQKFIDGALARAGELFAKKVKDEAKRPAVIARLKGDLAGDGVADADLVIEAIIEKPEAKRDLYAQVEPKMKAGALLTTNTSSIPLTELREHIQRPAQFAGLHYFNPVALMPLVEIIHHDQMAPETQQRLAAFCKKLDKLPVPVAGTPGFLVNRVLFPYMLEAMTAYAEGIPGPVIDKAAVKFGMPMGPVELVDTVGLDVAAGVGAELAPFLGLSIPAALSAPPEAGKRGKKDGQGIYKWENGKAVKPEVPGDYKAPDDLQDRLILPMINEAVACLHDGVVSDADLLDAGVIFGTGFAPFRGGPIQYVRETGVDVLLGKLKALQAAHGDRFAPRPGWDNPALRG
- a CDS encoding DNA polymerase III subunit delta' (catalyzes the DNA-template-directed extension of the 3'-end of a DNA strand; the delta' subunit seems to interact with the gamma subunit to transfer the beta subunit on the DNA), translating into MNTLAAWQQRVYAQAAEALDAGRLPHGLLFAGPARLGKRAVAEKLAMRALCLNRAPGEEACGQCRSCQLYAARSQADPPETRPDGSLAHPDGHPSHPDARFIGYAWNDKTKKMRGEIVIEQMREMGEKLALTPQYGGNQVVVIEPAEAMNTHASNALLKTLEEPQSGRFLWLITSQPARLSATIRSRVQVLEFRLPPEDEALAWLIAQGHPAKQAGEALDIARGHPGLAHEWLEDGGLAVRAEVAKDLARLQREPGAAQSIAQRWVGDDHAALRLRFAADHAAEQARAPGTSPAVIRHLAGWFDRANRTHALLRTQVRADLAVLDLLLGWNESRG
- the mltG gene encoding endolytic transglycosylase MltG, coding for MVKKRGCRSALTTAFLFLVCIALVLGVFWQRQKSFADAPITGLKPDASVVVDPGDSFRKVLGKLRGIGVGGGHDIEWQALARLTGAAGKVQVGEYALRPGITPRQLLIDMRDGKVVSYRFTLVEGWTIRDLRRALAKATNLKQETTGLDDAALMKALGHAGQHPEGRFLPDTYQYNRTDSDLGVLKRAYAAMEKVLEATWQGRDTELPFKTPYELLTMASIVEKETGIPDERAQIAGVFDRRLKLGMRLETDPTIIYGLGDAYKGNITWAHLRTDGPYNTRTRSGLPPTPIAMPGRAAINATAHPAPGDALFFVAMGDGSGRSRFAATYPEHQRNVAAYLANRRADASRADANEPVRGTATDAAAPAAAPTGNAPVPALPAEKPLPTATPVPAR